DNA from Geobacter sulfurreducens PCA:
GCCTGTTTACGTGCAGGGAGAGGATTGCTTCCGAATATTTGGGAGTGGCTGTGGCGCTTGAGTTGCAACATCATTGAAGGGCCAGTTGATATTACCATTCACAACCGCCCCGCCATCGTCAACTTTGGATACACCTATCCAATTTACATGCGCTGCTACCCCGAACTGAACGCTCCGTTGGTGGAGTTGACCTATCAATGCTGGCGATCACGAGGTACTGCGATTTGCATCGTCGATGTCGGGGCAGCCGTTGGGGACACCATGCTATTGCTACATTCCAACCTCCCCGAAGCTGTCGGTTCTTTCGTATGTATTGAAGGAGACCAGGAGTTTTACCGTTACCTCCAACACAATCTGGGGCACATGACGGAGGGAAGACTAATTAATGTCGTGGTGGCCGACCAGGAGACTGAGGTCTCGGATCTGGTCAGGATTCATACCGGCACCGCGAGCGCCCAAGGGGAGAGGACCCGTGGCGCAAGTACCCTGTCTGCGGTAGTTACGGAAGAGATTGACCTGATTAAAATTGATGTCGATGGCTTCGATGGGCGGGTGTTGCTTGGCGCAGAAGACTTACTGAAACGCTGCCGTCCGTTGGTGATTTTTGAGTGG
Protein-coding regions in this window:
- a CDS encoding FkbM family methyltransferase, which encodes MTGIVTANWWTSLIYRVFVRTACLRAGRGLLPNIWEWLWRLSCNIIEGPVDITIHNRPAIVNFGYTYPIYMRCYPELNAPLVELTYQCWRSRGTAICIVDVGAAVGDTMLLLHSNLPEAVGSFVCIEGDQEFYRYLQHNLGHMTEGRLINVVVADQETEVSDLVRIHTGTASAQGERTRGASTLSAVVTEEIDLIKIDVDGFDGRVLLGAEDLLKRCRPLVIFEWHPSLCRQTGNNWTDHFDVLARCGYSRCLWFTKFGHFSHFSFGHCREEIDTLAEYCMSDVVKDWHYDVIALHDDSDLSLLLLSQLGFAKARPSRY